In one window of Candidatus Omnitrophota bacterium DNA:
- a CDS encoding DnaJ domain-containing protein: MADFNQIDEARKILGLGEEASLDEIKEAYRNLSLAYHPDRCKHKDKKLCEEKFKKISRAKELILSYCSNYRYSFKEKEVKKNIMSKEEYEHLKRFYDGWFGDLGL; encoded by the coding sequence ATGGCGGATTTTAATCAAATTGATGAGGCAAGAAAAATACTGGGTTTGGGAGAAGAAGCCAGCCTTGATGAAATAAAAGAAGCGTATCGCAACTTAAGCCTGGCGTATCATCCGGATCGATGCAAACATAAGGATAAAAAACTATGCGAGGAGAAATTTAAGAAAATATCCCGGGCCAAAGAGCTTATTTTAAGCTATTGTTCGAATTACCGGTATTCTTTTAAAGAAAAAGAAGTTAAAAAGAATATTATGTCAAAAGAGGAATACGAGCATCTTAAAAGGTTTTATGACGGTTGGTTCGGGGACCTTGGTTTATGA